A region of Paractinoplanes abujensis DNA encodes the following proteins:
- a CDS encoding NIPSNAP family protein, which translates to MITCVVHYTIDPEQIAAFERFAREWMRLVAKHGGVHHGYFLPAEGASDKAEALFSFESLAAYERYRALFGHDPEFVAADRIRDESKCVVRYERTFMRPLLPAG; encoded by the coding sequence GTGATCACTTGCGTGGTGCATTACACGATCGACCCGGAGCAGATCGCGGCGTTCGAGCGGTTCGCGCGCGAATGGATGCGGCTGGTGGCCAAGCACGGCGGCGTCCACCACGGCTATTTCCTGCCCGCCGAGGGGGCCAGCGACAAGGCCGAGGCGCTGTTCAGCTTCGAGAGCCTGGCCGCGTACGAGCGGTATCGCGCACTGTTCGGCCACGACCCCGAGTTCGTCGCGGCCGACCGGATTCGCGACGAGTCGAAATGCGTGGTGCGCTACGAGCGCACGTTCATGCGCCCGCTCCTTCCGGCCGGCTGA
- the greA gene encoding transcription elongation factor GreA, with the protein MLGAFPFCLVPVPARRSTVTSSEAPKTWLSQDAYDRLQAELDELIAGRPAIAAEINARREEGDLRENGGYHAAREEQSRQEGRIQYLKEFLRTSEVGEAQTANEVTPGSVVTIYFDDDQSDTETFLLGSREIASTTDLTVYSPESALGTAILGAGEGQTVTYTAPSGADIKVTVVKFGPFEG; encoded by the coding sequence ATGTTGGGCGCTTTTCCTTTTTGTCTCGTGCCCGTTCCAGCAAGGAGATCGACCGTGACCAGTTCAGAGGCGCCCAAGACCTGGCTATCTCAGGACGCTTACGACCGGCTGCAGGCCGAGCTCGACGAGCTGATCGCCGGTCGCCCCGCCATCGCCGCGGAGATCAACGCCCGTCGCGAGGAGGGTGACCTCCGCGAGAACGGCGGCTACCACGCCGCCCGCGAGGAGCAGAGCCGCCAGGAAGGCCGAATCCAGTACCTGAAGGAGTTCCTGCGCACCTCCGAGGTCGGCGAGGCCCAGACCGCCAACGAGGTGACCCCCGGCTCGGTCGTGACGATCTACTTCGACGACGACCAGAGCGACACCGAGACGTTCCTGCTCGGCTCGCGGGAGATCGCCTCCACCACCGACCTCACGGTCTACAGCCCCGAGTCGGCTCTCGGCACCGCCATCCTCGGCGCGGGCGAAGGTCAGACCGTCACGTACACGGCCCCCAGCGGCGCCGACATCAAGGTGACAGTGGTGAAGTTCGGCCCGTTCGAGGGCTGA
- the mca gene encoding mycothiol conjugate amidase Mca produces the protein MAEQLRLMTVHAHPDDESSKGAATMARYVAEGVRVMVATCTGGERGSILNPKMDRPDVLENISTIRRAEMDRAREILGVEQSWLGFVDSGLPEGDPLPPLPEGCFGLQDPQTAALPLIKLIREFRPHVMTTYDENGGYPHPDHIMCHKVSVAAFEAAGDPEQHPELGEPWQPQKLYYNSGWTRARMLALHEGMLAAGLESPYTEWLEKWSDRDDRGDKITTRVECGEFFETRDEALRAHATQVDPDGFWFKIPLELQQKVWPTEDFELARSLVDSPVPESDLFAGIRESVEAR, from the coding sequence GTGGCCGAGCAGTTGCGTCTCATGACGGTGCACGCGCACCCCGACGACGAATCCAGCAAGGGCGCCGCGACCATGGCGCGCTATGTTGCCGAGGGCGTGCGGGTGATGGTCGCGACGTGTACGGGCGGCGAGCGCGGCAGCATCCTCAACCCGAAGATGGATCGTCCCGACGTGCTGGAGAACATCTCCACGATCCGCCGGGCCGAGATGGACCGGGCCCGCGAGATCCTCGGCGTCGAGCAGTCCTGGCTGGGCTTCGTCGACTCCGGCCTGCCCGAGGGTGATCCGCTGCCGCCGCTGCCCGAGGGCTGTTTCGGCCTGCAGGATCCGCAGACCGCGGCGCTCCCGCTGATCAAGCTGATCCGCGAGTTCCGCCCCCACGTCATGACGACCTACGACGAGAACGGCGGCTATCCGCACCCCGACCACATCATGTGCCACAAGGTGTCGGTGGCGGCGTTCGAGGCGGCCGGTGACCCGGAGCAGCACCCCGAGCTGGGCGAGCCGTGGCAGCCGCAGAAGCTGTACTACAACTCGGGTTGGACGCGGGCCCGCATGCTCGCTCTGCACGAGGGCATGCTCGCGGCCGGTCTCGAGTCGCCGTACACGGAGTGGCTGGAGAAGTGGTCCGACCGCGACGACCGCGGCGACAAAATCACCACGCGCGTCGAGTGCGGCGAGTTCTTCGAGACGCGGGACGAGGCGCTGCGGGCCCACGCCACTCAGGTCGACCCCGACGGCTTCTGGTTCAAGATCCCGCTGGAACTCCAGCAGAAGGTGTGGCCCACCGAGGACTTCGAGCTGGCCCGGTCGCTGGTCGACAGCCCGGTGCCCGAGTCCGACCTCTTCGCGGGCATCCGCGAGTCGGTCGAAGCCCGCTGA
- the purE gene encoding 5-(carboxyamino)imidazole ribonucleotide mutase, producing MAPRVGIIMGSDSDWPTMEAAAVALAEFEVPFEVGVVSAHRTVGKMVDYASSAAERGLQAIIAGAGGAAHLPGMVAALTPLPVIGVPVPLKHLDGMDSLLSIVQMPAGVPVATVSIGGARNAGLLAVRILGASDQLLRTKMATFQTSLEKLVAEKDAALRERLLG from the coding sequence ATGGCGCCGCGCGTCGGGATCATCATGGGCAGCGACTCCGACTGGCCCACGATGGAGGCCGCCGCGGTCGCGCTGGCCGAGTTCGAGGTGCCGTTCGAGGTCGGCGTGGTGTCGGCCCACCGTACGGTCGGCAAGATGGTCGACTACGCGTCGTCGGCGGCCGAGCGGGGCCTGCAGGCGATCATCGCGGGCGCCGGGGGAGCGGCCCACCTGCCCGGCATGGTGGCCGCGCTGACCCCGCTGCCGGTGATCGGGGTGCCGGTGCCGCTCAAGCACCTCGACGGCATGGACTCGCTGCTCTCGATCGTGCAGATGCCGGCCGGGGTGCCGGTGGCCACGGTGTCGATCGGCGGGGCGCGCAACGCCGGGCTGCTCGCCGTACGCATCCTGGGCGCGTCCGACCAGCTGCTGCGCACGAAGATGGCCACCTTCCAGACGAGCCTGGAGAAACTGGTGGCCGAGAAGGACGCCGCCCTGCGCGAACGTCTGCTCGGGTGA
- a CDS encoding histidine phosphatase family protein has product MRTLHVVTHPEATHHVAGLVGGWFDSDLTPRGLDQAAKIADVLATRAAGAEVYSSDLLRTRRTAEVVANRLGTGVTLDGDLREKSYGEAGGRPQSWLDARFVPPPRDGERMRHDEGIPGAETKHDLAVRVYAALDRIVKPEAAHQVIVTHGMAATFVLAAWIGMPLEAAGRVAFRFTAGGITTLHEDDYFHNHAVVSLNDVSHL; this is encoded by the coding sequence ATGCGCACGCTCCACGTCGTCACCCATCCCGAAGCCACCCACCACGTCGCCGGCCTCGTCGGTGGCTGGTTCGACTCCGACCTCACGCCACGCGGGCTCGACCAGGCCGCGAAGATCGCCGACGTGCTCGCGACCCGGGCGGCCGGGGCCGAGGTCTACTCGTCCGACCTGCTGCGCACCCGCCGTACGGCGGAAGTCGTCGCGAACCGCCTCGGCACCGGTGTGACCCTCGACGGTGATCTGCGCGAGAAGTCGTACGGGGAAGCCGGCGGCCGCCCCCAGTCCTGGCTGGACGCCCGTTTCGTTCCACCGCCGCGCGACGGCGAACGCATGCGCCACGACGAGGGCATCCCCGGCGCCGAAACCAAACATGACCTGGCCGTACGGGTCTACGCCGCACTCGACCGCATCGTGAAGCCGGAGGCGGCCCACCAGGTGATCGTGACCCACGGCATGGCCGCGACCTTCGTGCTGGCGGCCTGGATCGGCATGCCGCTCGAAGCCGCAGGCCGGGTCGCGTTCCGCTTCACCGCGGGCGGCATCACGACGCTGCACGAGGACGACTACTTCCACAACCACGCAGTCGTCAGCCTCAACGACGTGAGCCACCTCTAA
- a CDS encoding DUF4307 domain-containing protein, whose translation MSETRTTAPAFPPGRYGKRRSGRRRPVLPILVLVVVVAASLVLSVSLFQRYGQTDYDPQIVGWEEPSATVLTIRFTVRVPAGGAAECILRARDYDGFEVGRRTVVVRAAGDESAIDAEEDVPTTARASVGDVLKCRAA comes from the coding sequence GTGAGCGAGACGCGCACCACAGCCCCGGCCTTCCCGCCGGGACGGTACGGCAAGCGCCGCTCCGGTCGTCGCCGGCCGGTGCTGCCGATCCTCGTGCTCGTGGTCGTCGTGGCGGCTTCGCTCGTGCTCTCGGTCAGCCTGTTCCAGCGGTACGGGCAGACCGACTACGACCCGCAGATCGTCGGCTGGGAGGAACCGTCGGCCACCGTGCTGACCATCCGGTTCACGGTACGGGTGCCCGCCGGCGGGGCCGCCGAGTGCATCCTGCGCGCCCGCGACTACGACGGCTTCGAGGTCGGCCGGCGCACGGTGGTGGTCCGCGCGGCTGGTGACGAGTCGGCGATCGACGCCGAGGAGGACGTGCCCACCACGGCCCGGGCCAGCGTCGGCGACGTCCTGAAGTGCCGCGCCGCCTGA
- a CDS encoding GNAT family N-acetyltransferase, with translation MICLREATLAGPELDSLYGICLSRPEYWRVSGDLDLGTLSRAEVEVMLREDTVVAREDGDRVVGFAQLLDEHPIDGHPWIGLLLVDGRLGRRGHGRAIVAAIEDRYRSAGAPALRLGVLVGNEPALAFWRALGYEQIDLRPDLAKGRPTRIMEKPL, from the coding sequence GTGATCTGTCTGCGCGAGGCCACCTTGGCCGGGCCTGAGCTGGACAGCCTGTACGGGATCTGCCTGTCGCGGCCCGAGTACTGGCGCGTCAGCGGCGACCTCGACCTCGGCACCCTGTCCCGCGCCGAGGTCGAGGTCATGCTGCGCGAGGACACGGTCGTTGCCCGCGAGGACGGCGACCGTGTCGTGGGGTTCGCCCAGTTGCTCGACGAGCACCCGATCGACGGCCACCCGTGGATCGGTCTGTTGCTGGTGGACGGTCGCCTGGGCCGCCGTGGCCACGGGCGGGCCATCGTCGCCGCGATCGAGGACCGTTACCGATCGGCGGGTGCCCCCGCGCTGCGCCTAGGTGTGCTGGTCGGCAACGAGCCGGCCCTCGCCTTCTGGCGGGCGCTCGGCTACGAGCAGATCGACCTGCGCCCCGACCTGGCCAAGGGCCGCCCGACCCGGATCATGGAGAAGCCGCTTTAG
- a CDS encoding putative bifunctional diguanylate cyclase/phosphodiesterase: MSAPPVAETRVRRSWIDAAGLAGRSRGVRALTAAVAGAALLVAVVGVLLPVGLPADRPLTPVAGVALAVALVGAGQLARLRFRLGRGFVSVSWGEAAFIIGFVVVPPGWLPAATLAGALGAWALLSWWDSRRNVAETVHLAASLSLGSAGAALVAGLIAGDAPVLSTTTSIGLVAGALTYQLVTFGLATLTLTLHRDAPAGQILVRASYAKIPMFVGNVAVGLGAVHVMVGGPLWLLAFAPGLWLLQRTYRFHLRAEEERRMWEAFAAATATLPAGTEAEVVRAGLGAALDVFGARRVEVEVRGRDGERRYAEDSPGQDNAVAGLPGPAITRAMAVAGDTVGELTVWLSDPTLPVPRDEAAISAFGDALAGALHDAATRTRVAELEERITRDRTEDRLTGLLNRTTLLTEGDRQLRSFDRRRPVALLLLDINDFREVNGTLGHRHGDEVLRTVAERLTELARAGELVARTGDDEFALFIPTVATLTDTDLAATQPSPIPMALRRARDVVEHLMRPMEVSGVRLAVEVAVGVVAQPAGRADLAEMVRRASLALHQAKRQQVSVSVFDAAQDAVTTDGLALLAELQDALAADDQILLNLQPAVDLVTAAPTGVEALVRWKHPRRGQLSPTEFIPAVEHSAELHTAFTTRVLDLALQAAGSWHAAGIDVPVSVNVSARSLLDPGFPAQVAEALRRHRAPASRLVLEITESVAVSEDRIVDEVLAELRGNGIQLSLDDFGTGYSSLSIVTRVPVEEIKIDRSFVDEMIESTAAEAVVRGAVELGARLGVRVVAEGVETTEQRAALIALNCPSAQGYHFCKPMPADRIVSALTQLAEAAPANIRPLRADDAV, encoded by the coding sequence ATGAGCGCCCCGCCGGTCGCCGAGACCCGCGTCCGTCGATCCTGGATCGACGCGGCGGGCCTGGCCGGTCGTTCCCGCGGGGTCCGTGCGCTGACCGCCGCGGTCGCGGGTGCGGCCCTTCTGGTCGCCGTCGTCGGCGTGCTGCTGCCGGTCGGTCTCCCCGCCGACCGTCCACTCACGCCCGTGGCCGGGGTCGCACTCGCCGTGGCACTCGTCGGGGCCGGGCAGCTGGCCCGGTTGCGGTTCCGGCTGGGCCGCGGCTTCGTCTCCGTGAGCTGGGGCGAAGCCGCCTTCATCATCGGCTTCGTCGTGGTGCCGCCCGGCTGGCTGCCCGCCGCGACACTGGCCGGCGCGCTGGGCGCGTGGGCGCTGCTGTCCTGGTGGGACTCGCGGCGCAACGTGGCCGAGACCGTGCACCTGGCGGCCTCGCTCAGCCTCGGCTCGGCCGGCGCCGCGCTGGTGGCCGGTCTGATCGCCGGGGACGCGCCCGTGCTGAGCACCACCACGTCGATCGGGCTGGTCGCGGGCGCCCTGACCTATCAGCTGGTCACCTTCGGGCTGGCCACGCTGACCCTCACGCTGCACCGGGACGCGCCCGCCGGGCAGATCCTGGTCCGGGCCTCGTACGCGAAGATCCCGATGTTCGTCGGCAACGTGGCGGTCGGCCTGGGCGCCGTGCACGTCATGGTGGGCGGCCCGCTCTGGCTCCTCGCGTTCGCCCCCGGGCTCTGGCTGCTCCAGCGCACCTACCGGTTCCACCTGCGGGCCGAGGAGGAGCGCCGCATGTGGGAGGCGTTCGCGGCGGCCACGGCGACCCTGCCCGCCGGCACCGAGGCCGAGGTCGTCCGGGCCGGGCTGGGCGCCGCGCTCGACGTGTTCGGCGCGCGCCGGGTCGAGGTCGAGGTGCGCGGCCGCGACGGCGAACGCCGCTACGCCGAGGACAGCCCGGGCCAGGACAACGCCGTGGCCGGCCTGCCCGGTCCGGCGATCACCCGGGCGATGGCGGTCGCCGGGGACACGGTCGGCGAGCTCACCGTCTGGCTGTCCGACCCCACCCTGCCGGTCCCGCGCGACGAGGCCGCCATCTCCGCGTTCGGCGACGCCCTGGCCGGCGCCCTGCACGACGCGGCGACCCGCACCCGGGTGGCCGAGCTCGAGGAGCGCATCACCCGCGACCGCACCGAGGACAGGCTGACCGGTTTGCTCAACCGCACCACGCTGCTGACCGAGGGCGACCGGCAGTTGCGCTCCTTCGACCGGCGCCGCCCGGTCGCGCTGCTGCTGCTCGACATCAACGACTTCCGTGAGGTCAACGGCACCCTGGGCCACCGGCACGGCGACGAGGTGCTGCGCACGGTGGCCGAGCGGCTGACCGAGCTGGCCCGCGCCGGGGAGCTGGTCGCCCGCACCGGCGACGACGAGTTCGCGCTGTTCATCCCGACTGTGGCCACGCTGACCGACACCGACCTGGCCGCGACTCAGCCGTCCCCGATCCCGATGGCCCTGCGCCGCGCGCGTGACGTCGTCGAGCACCTGATGCGGCCGATGGAGGTGTCCGGCGTACGGCTGGCCGTCGAAGTGGCGGTCGGGGTCGTGGCCCAACCGGCCGGGCGAGCCGACCTGGCCGAGATGGTGCGCCGCGCCTCCCTGGCGTTGCACCAGGCCAAGCGGCAGCAGGTGTCGGTGTCGGTCTTCGACGCCGCCCAGGACGCGGTCACCACCGACGGGCTGGCTCTGCTGGCCGAGCTGCAGGACGCGCTGGCCGCCGACGATCAGATCCTGCTCAACCTGCAGCCCGCGGTCGACCTGGTCACGGCGGCGCCGACCGGGGTCGAGGCCCTCGTACGGTGGAAGCATCCGCGTCGCGGCCAGCTGTCACCGACCGAGTTCATCCCGGCCGTGGAGCACTCGGCCGAGCTGCACACGGCGTTCACCACACGGGTGCTCGACCTGGCCCTGCAGGCCGCCGGGAGCTGGCACGCGGCGGGCATCGACGTGCCGGTCTCGGTCAACGTCTCGGCCCGCAGCCTGCTCGACCCCGGCTTCCCGGCCCAGGTCGCCGAGGCCCTGCGGCGGCACCGGGCGCCCGCCTCCCGGCTGGTCCTGGAGATCACCGAGTCGGTCGCGGTCAGCGAGGACCGGATCGTCGACGAGGTGCTGGCCGAGCTTCGCGGCAACGGCATCCAGCTGTCCCTCGACGACTTCGGCACCGGCTACTCGTCGCTCTCGATCGTCACCCGGGTCCCGGTCGAAGAGATCAAGATCGACCGGTCCTTCGTCGACGAGATGATCGAGTCGACGGCGGCCGAGGCGGTGGTCCGTGGCGCGGTGGAGCTGGGCGCGCGCCTCGGCGTACGGGTGGTGGCCGAAGGGGTCGAGACCACGGAACAGCGCGCCGCCCTCATCGCGCTCAACTGCCCCTCGGCGCAGGGCTACCACTTCTGCAAGCCGATGCCGGCCGACCGGATCGTGTCGGCGCTGACCCAGCTGGCCGAGGCGGCCCCGGCCAACATCCGCCCACTACGCGCCGACGACGCCGTCTAG
- a CDS encoding glutaredoxin domain-containing protein, with translation MLIAAGIIGGVPMIINGSVLGGVLILAAFVLFGGFVAPLAFPRSITDADARAAQAADGRPIIYWRPGCPYCLRMRALLAREAGRYHWVDIWNDPAAAASVRAIAGGNETVPTVVAADQSYVNPSPQLVRNLH, from the coding sequence ATGCTCATCGCGGCCGGGATCATCGGCGGCGTCCCGATGATCATCAACGGCTCGGTTCTCGGCGGCGTGCTGATTCTGGCGGCTTTTGTTCTCTTCGGTGGCTTCGTTGCGCCGCTCGCGTTCCCTCGTTCCATTACCGACGCCGACGCGAGAGCCGCCCAAGCCGCCGACGGCCGGCCGATCATCTACTGGCGGCCCGGTTGTCCGTATTGCCTGCGGATGCGGGCCCTGCTGGCGCGTGAGGCCGGCCGATACCACTGGGTCGACATCTGGAACGATCCCGCGGCCGCCGCATCCGTACGGGCCATCGCCGGCGGCAACGAGACGGTACCCACCGTGGTCGCGGCCGACCAGTCCTATGTGAACCCCTCACCGCAGCTGGTCCGAAACCTTCACTGA
- a CDS encoding 5-(carboxyamino)imidazole ribonucleotide synthase, whose amino-acid sequence MDTRTGLPVVGMVGGGQLARMTHQAAISLGQSLRVLSVSPDDSAALVAADVRIGSHTDLAALREFAKGCEAVTFDHEHVPNSHIAALEAEGVKVFPGSAALLFAQDKGEMRTRLAALGAPVPRWARVSSSADIADFAGGSWPVVGKATRGGYDGRGVWMLSSPAEADDLVATGTPLIVEEKVPLRRELAALVARSPFGQVAAYPVVETVQQDGICVEVLAPAPGLSESLALEAQQLAIDLANALGVVGLLAVELFETDAGIVVNELAMRPHNSGHWTIEGARTSQFEQHLRAVLDYPMGETSLTAPAVVMANVLGGEPGGMSIDERLHHLFAEDPGARVHLYGKLVRPGRKIGHVTVLGDDMTSVRARAVRAAQWLQEGR is encoded by the coding sequence ATGGATACCCGAACCGGTCTGCCCGTAGTCGGCATGGTGGGCGGTGGCCAACTGGCCCGGATGACCCACCAGGCCGCGATCTCCCTCGGCCAGTCACTGCGCGTGCTGAGCGTCTCTCCCGACGACAGCGCCGCCCTGGTCGCGGCCGATGTGCGCATCGGCTCCCACACCGATCTGGCCGCCCTGCGCGAGTTCGCGAAGGGCTGCGAGGCCGTCACCTTCGACCACGAGCATGTGCCGAACTCGCACATCGCCGCCCTTGAGGCCGAGGGGGTGAAGGTCTTCCCCGGCTCCGCTGCGCTTCTGTTCGCCCAGGACAAGGGCGAGATGCGTACGCGGCTGGCGGCCCTGGGTGCGCCGGTGCCCAGGTGGGCGCGCGTTTCGTCGTCTGCGGACATTGCGGACTTCGCCGGCGGTTCCTGGCCGGTCGTGGGCAAGGCCACCCGCGGTGGGTACGACGGTCGCGGGGTGTGGATGCTGTCGTCCCCCGCGGAAGCCGACGACCTGGTCGCGACCGGCACTCCGCTGATCGTCGAGGAGAAGGTGCCGCTGCGCCGCGAGCTGGCCGCGCTGGTCGCCCGCTCGCCGTTCGGGCAGGTCGCGGCGTATCCGGTGGTCGAGACCGTGCAGCAGGACGGCATCTGCGTCGAGGTGCTCGCGCCCGCGCCCGGCCTCTCCGAAAGCCTGGCCCTGGAGGCCCAGCAGCTCGCGATCGACCTGGCCAACGCGCTGGGCGTGGTCGGTCTGCTCGCCGTCGAGCTGTTCGAGACCGACGCCGGCATCGTGGTCAACGAGCTGGCGATGCGGCCGCACAACTCCGGGCACTGGACGATCGAGGGCGCCCGGACGTCGCAGTTCGAGCAACACCTGCGCGCGGTCCTCGACTACCCCATGGGCGAGACCTCGCTCACCGCCCCCGCCGTCGTGATGGCGAACGTGCTGGGTGGCGAGCCCGGCGGCATGTCCATCGACGAGCGGCTGCACCACCTGTTCGCCGAGGACCCGGGGGCCCGCGTGCACCTCTACGGCAAGCTCGTGCGGCCCGGCCGCAAGATCGGGCACGTGACGGTGCTCGGTGACGACATGACCTCGGTGCGGGCCCGCGCGGTCCGCGCCGCCCAGTGGCTTCAGGAGGGCCGGTAA
- a CDS encoding thioredoxin domain-containing protein, protein MANRLAGATSPYLLQHADNPVDWWQWSDEAFAEARRRDVPVLISVGYAACHWCHVMAHESFEDEQVAKLMNEGFVSIKVDREERPDVDAVYMTATQAMTGQGGWPMTVFATPEGDPFFCGTYFPKANFANLLGSVTTAWRDQRQQVIEQGANVVQAIGGSQLVGGPRAPISSELLAAAANGLLKEQDTTHGGFGGAPKFPPHMAMLFLLRHHQRTGSEEALEAVRFAAERMGRGGLYDQLAGGFARYSVDATWTVPHFEKMLYDNALLLRAYTQLWRLTGDPYARRIADETAEFMLRDLGTAEGGLASALDADAAGVEGLTYAWTPAQLTEALGDDDGPWAADLFRVTAEGTFEHGSSVLVLARDIDAADPGLVVRWGEVRTRLLDARAGRPQPARDDKVVASWNGLAVTALAEYSILTGSAHVRDEALRIAEVLATRHVVGGRLRRVSRDGVVGEPVGVLEDYGCVAEAFLAVHQLTADAVWLDRARDLLDAALAHFPTGDGGFYDTADDAERLVTRPADPTDNATPSGLSALCAALVAYAALSGEPSYREAADAALATVGPVIGSHPRYAGYAAAVAEAALTGPYEIAIAAPAGQEGPLLAAAHRHAPPGTVIVAGEPDRPGVPLLADRPLQGGVPTAYVCRGFVCDRPATSVEELTTRLG, encoded by the coding sequence ATGGCCAATCGTCTCGCCGGCGCGACCTCGCCCTACCTGCTCCAGCACGCCGACAACCCGGTCGACTGGTGGCAATGGTCCGACGAGGCGTTCGCCGAGGCCAGACGCCGCGACGTGCCGGTGCTGATCTCGGTCGGCTACGCGGCCTGTCACTGGTGTCACGTGATGGCGCACGAGTCCTTCGAGGACGAGCAGGTCGCGAAGCTGATGAACGAGGGCTTCGTCTCGATCAAGGTCGACCGGGAGGAACGGCCCGACGTCGACGCCGTCTACATGACCGCCACCCAGGCCATGACCGGGCAGGGCGGCTGGCCCATGACCGTCTTCGCCACGCCTGAGGGCGACCCGTTCTTCTGCGGCACGTACTTTCCGAAGGCCAACTTCGCGAACCTGCTCGGCTCGGTGACCACGGCCTGGCGCGACCAGCGGCAGCAGGTGATCGAGCAGGGTGCCAACGTGGTCCAGGCGATCGGCGGGTCGCAGCTGGTCGGCGGGCCGCGCGCGCCGATCTCGTCCGAGCTGCTCGCCGCGGCCGCCAACGGGCTGCTCAAGGAGCAGGACACGACGCACGGCGGCTTCGGCGGGGCGCCCAAGTTCCCGCCGCACATGGCGATGTTGTTCCTGCTGCGGCACCACCAGCGCACCGGGTCGGAAGAGGCGCTGGAGGCCGTACGGTTCGCGGCCGAACGGATGGGTCGCGGCGGCCTTTACGACCAGCTGGCCGGCGGGTTCGCGCGCTACTCGGTCGACGCGACCTGGACGGTGCCGCACTTCGAGAAGATGCTCTACGACAACGCGCTCCTGCTGCGGGCGTACACGCAGCTCTGGCGGCTGACCGGCGACCCGTACGCCCGGCGGATCGCCGACGAGACGGCCGAGTTCATGCTGCGCGACCTGGGCACCGCGGAGGGTGGGCTGGCCTCCGCGCTCGACGCCGACGCGGCCGGGGTCGAAGGACTCACGTACGCCTGGACCCCGGCCCAGCTCACCGAGGCGCTCGGCGACGACGACGGCCCGTGGGCGGCCGACCTGTTCCGGGTCACCGCCGAGGGCACGTTCGAGCACGGCAGCAGCGTGCTCGTGCTGGCCCGCGACATCGACGCGGCCGACCCCGGCCTGGTCGTGCGCTGGGGCGAGGTGCGCACCCGCCTGCTCGACGCGCGGGCCGGCCGCCCCCAGCCCGCCCGCGACGACAAGGTCGTGGCCTCGTGGAACGGGCTCGCCGTGACCGCGCTGGCCGAATACAGCATCCTGACCGGTTCCGCCCACGTCCGCGACGAGGCTTTGCGGATCGCCGAGGTGCTGGCGACCCGGCACGTCGTCGGCGGGCGCCTGCGCCGCGTCTCACGCGACGGCGTGGTGGGGGAGCCGGTGGGCGTGCTCGAGGACTACGGCTGCGTGGCCGAGGCGTTCCTGGCCGTGCACCAGCTCACCGCCGACGCCGTCTGGCTCGACCGGGCCCGCGACCTGCTCGACGCGGCGCTGGCCCACTTCCCGACCGGTGACGGCGGGTTCTACGACACCGCCGACGACGCCGAACGGCTGGTCACACGGCCCGCCGACCCGACCGACAACGCCACGCCGTCGGGGCTGTCGGCGCTCTGCGCGGCCCTGGTCGCGTACGCGGCGCTGAGCGGCGAGCCCAGCTATCGCGAGGCGGCCGACGCGGCGCTGGCCACGGTGGGCCCGGTGATCGGCTCACACCCCCGGTACGCGGGATACGCGGCCGCGGTGGCCGAGGCTGCGCTGACCGGCCCGTACGAGATCGCCATCGCGGCCCCGGCCGGGCAGGAGGGCCCGCTGCTGGCCGCCGCCCACCGGCACGCGCCGCCCGGCACGGTGATCGTCGCGGGCGAGCCCGACCGGCCCGGGGTGCCGCTGCTGGCCGACCGGCCGCTGCAAGGTGGCGTCCCCACGGCGTACGTGTGCCGCGGTTTTGTCTGTGACCGCCCGGCCACCAGCGTGGAGGAGCTGACCACCCGGCTGGGTTGA
- a CDS encoding SAM-dependent methyltransferase — MENSGADILAAQGWRIKQNPSAEEGGRALRLPPGATLLDLACGTGEMLCTWSRDHGVTGTGVDISTNHIERARARAVELGVAGNVTFVHGDAAGFVAAEKVDVAACIGATWIGQGVAGTVELLGRSLRPGGLMLIGEPFWREDPPDEAAVRGSHAEQRSDFADLPGLVGSFGELGWDLVEMVLADEDSWDRYVAAQWLTVRTWLDENPGDELAARFREELDTAPLNHVRYGRRYLGWGVFALKKR; from the coding sequence ATGGAGAACTCGGGAGCCGACATTCTTGCCGCTCAGGGGTGGCGCATAAAGCAGAATCCCTCGGCCGAGGAGGGCGGGCGGGCCCTGCGCCTGCCGCCCGGGGCGACCCTGCTCGACCTGGCCTGCGGCACCGGCGAGATGCTGTGCACCTGGAGCCGGGATCACGGCGTCACCGGCACGGGTGTCGACATCAGCACCAACCACATCGAGCGGGCCCGGGCCAGGGCCGTCGAGCTGGGGGTGGCGGGGAATGTGACTTTCGTGCACGGTGACGCGGCCGGGTTCGTGGCGGCCGAAAAGGTCGACGTGGCCGCATGTATCGGCGCGACCTGGATCGGCCAAGGTGTGGCCGGCACCGTCGAGTTGCTGGGGCGCAGCCTGCGTCCGGGCGGGCTCATGCTGATCGGGGAGCCGTTCTGGCGGGAGGACCCGCCCGACGAGGCCGCCGTGCGGGGCTCGCACGCCGAGCAGAGGAGCGACTTCGCGGACCTGCCCGGCCTGGTCGGGTCGTTCGGCGAGCTGGGCTGGGATCTGGTCGAGATGGTGCTGGCCGACGAGGACAGCTGGGATCGCTACGTCGCGGCCCAGTGGCTCACCGTCCGCACCTGGCTCGACGAGAACCCCGGTGACGAGCTGGCCGCCCGGTTCCGGGAAGAGCTCGACACCGCGCCGCTGAATCATGTGCGTTATGGGCGGCGCTACCTGGGCTGGGGCGTGTTCGCCCTGAAGAAGCGCTGA